One Castanea sativa cultivar Marrone di Chiusa Pesio chromosome 4, ASM4071231v1 DNA window includes the following coding sequences:
- the LOC142630673 gene encoding myb-related protein 306-like — protein MGRPPCCDKVGVKKGPWTPEEDIILVSYIQEHGPGNWRSIPTNTGLLRCSKSCRLRWTNYLRPGIKRGNFTDHEEKMIIHLQALLGNRWAAIASYLPQRTDNDIKNYWNTHLKKKLSKLSSGPDGQNHDGFSSSQPKGQWERRLQTDIHMAKQALCEALSLDKPTQLPDSKPSNNSYLPFTKPYQASSTYASSADNIARLLENWKKSSTPKSAQTNSGTTQNSSNNNLGATGSSSSEGAQSATTPDRAFDSLLSFNSSTSESVSVDETANLTPETSLFQDESKSNMETQVPLQLIEKWLFDDGTNQGQDDLINMSLEDNAVFF, from the exons atgggAAGGCCACCTTGCTGTGACAAAGTTGGAGTGAAGAAAGGTCCGTGGACTCCAGAGGAAGACATCATATTGGTCTCTTACATTCAAGAACATGGTCCAGGGAATTGGAGATCAATTCCCACCAATACAG GTTTGCTCAGATGCAGTAAGAGCTGCAGACTTAGATGGACTAATTATCTCAGGCCTGGTATTAAGCGTGGTAACTTCACTGATCATGAGGAGAAGATGATAATCCACCTCCAAGCGCTTTTGGGTAATAG ATGGGCGGCCATAGCATCCTATCTTCCACAGCGAACAGacaatgatataaaaaattattggaacacccatttaaaaaagaaactcaGCAAGCTTAGTTCTGGTCCTGATGGCCAAAACCATGATGGGTTCTCATCCTCACAGCCAAAGGGTCAGTGGGAGAGAAGGCTCCAAACAGATATCCATATGGCTAAGCAAGCTCTATGTGAGGCTTTGTCCCTTGACAAACCAACCCAATTGCCTGATTCAAAGCCCTCTAATAATAGCTATCTCCCTTTTACCAAACCATATCAAGCATCATCCACATATGCATCAAGTGCTGACAACATAGCTCGATTGCTCGAGAACTGGAAGAAAAGTTCAACACCAAAATCAGCTCAGACAAACTCGGGAACCACTCAGAATTCCTCAAACAACAACCTTGGGGCAACTGGTTCCAGTTCTAGTGAAGGGGCACAGAGTGCCACAACACCAGATCGAGCTTTTGACTCACTGTTGAGCTTCAATTCTTCCACCTCTGAATCTGTGTCGGTGGATGAGACAGCGAATTTGACACCAGAAACCAGCCTCTTCCAAGATGAAAGCAAGTCAAATATGGAGACTCAAGTTCCTCTCCAATTGATAGAGAAGTGGCTGTTTGATGATGGCACAAATCAGGGGCAAGATGACCTTATTAACATGTCACTAGAGGACAATGCAGTgtttttctaa